From the Sinorhizobium garamanticum genome, one window contains:
- a CDS encoding glycosyltransferase family 8 protein — protein MNTQCVVYVADVAYSFPTILSALQARELSSPTSDVCILMSEHLENFDELRSLLALRGVQLVDATEALQQALGRLDGSHFQGRISVSTMAKLVLCDVLPPHYTQIIYLDGDTQVVSSLSELQNAYVPEGKFFAARDYTSIRDFLHYGKDSLYFNAGFLKFHRNGWIGPEALEFFVKNPAACDGMHDQGALNCVGGSSLILVSSRWNFPKQFLHLVNPSSLAVVHYMANPKPWHGTFFPWTDKESQVYVDLRKAHPLFRSLYRGISFDRKALYKYRSLKERLTHTIRQNKFGPQLQGLFVGDYAV, from the coding sequence ATGAACACTCAATGCGTTGTTTACGTGGCAGACGTCGCATATTCGTTTCCGACGATCCTGTCAGCGCTCCAGGCACGAGAACTCTCAAGTCCGACCAGCGATGTCTGTATCCTCATGTCGGAGCATCTGGAAAATTTTGACGAGCTAAGAAGCCTGCTTGCATTGCGCGGGGTTCAGCTGGTGGATGCCACCGAAGCCCTGCAGCAGGCCCTCGGTAGACTCGACGGTTCCCACTTCCAAGGGCGCATCAGCGTCAGCACCATGGCGAAGCTCGTGCTCTGCGACGTCCTGCCACCGCACTATACGCAGATTATCTATCTCGATGGCGATACCCAAGTCGTCAGCAGCTTGAGCGAGCTTCAAAATGCCTATGTCCCTGAAGGGAAATTCTTTGCGGCTCGAGACTACACGTCCATTCGTGACTTTCTGCACTATGGCAAGGACAGCCTCTACTTCAATGCGGGCTTCCTCAAGTTTCACCGCAATGGCTGGATCGGCCCGGAAGCACTGGAGTTTTTCGTCAAGAATCCGGCTGCCTGCGATGGGATGCACGACCAGGGTGCCCTGAACTGTGTCGGCGGCTCCTCGCTCATACTCGTTTCAAGCCGCTGGAACTTTCCCAAGCAGTTCCTTCACCTCGTCAATCCGTCCTCCTTGGCCGTCGTGCACTACATGGCGAATCCAAAGCCTTGGCATGGAACGTTCTTTCCCTGGACGGACAAGGAAAGCCAAGTCTATGTGGATTTGCGCAAGGCCCATCCTTTGTTTCGATCCCTCTACCGGGGAATAAGCTTCGATCGCAAGGCCTTATACAAGTATCGCTCGCTGAAGGAGCGTCTCACGCACACCATTCGGCAAAACAAATTCGGTCCGCAGCTGCAGGGCCTGTTTGTCGGAGATTACGCCGTCTGA
- a CDS encoding glycosyltransferase family 2 protein codes for MDPITTTASISHYVKARLRRTWKAREVTYERLLSGLEHARHVVVFVVRDEGRRLPFFLQYYRNLGFEHFICIDNGSVDGTREQLSGCSDVSVVSSGGSYKGARFGNDWINAIINRHCKGKWILYVDADEFFVYPHCDTQPVSRLTAYLESNGNQSLQTVMVDMYSRKPILENICEAGRDPLEICNLFDRTGYASHFDKRNQTIWIKGGVRGRMYFQNRIWDGPALNKVPLIYMGGERMFLKSSHQVWPLSLNLGEMRGAVRISGALLHFKFLSTFVKKAIDPLNRAEHTDEYTAYTSNIDNNNFLSSNTTEYKTWDDLSVAGLIQGAGWIYWRNAIEQHAMSSQFSQSHPGQRVPPRNSLGNGRA; via the coding sequence ATGGACCCGATCACAACCACCGCCAGCATATCCCACTACGTCAAGGCTCGCCTGCGTCGGACCTGGAAGGCCAGGGAGGTGACGTACGAGCGGCTGCTGAGTGGACTCGAGCACGCCCGTCACGTCGTTGTGTTCGTCGTTCGTGACGAGGGGCGCCGGCTTCCCTTCTTTCTTCAATATTATCGCAATCTCGGCTTCGAGCACTTCATCTGCATCGACAACGGATCGGTCGACGGCACACGCGAGCAATTGTCGGGCTGCAGTGACGTGTCCGTTGTTTCAAGCGGAGGCTCCTACAAAGGTGCGCGCTTCGGCAACGACTGGATCAACGCGATCATCAATCGGCACTGCAAGGGCAAATGGATTCTCTACGTCGATGCAGATGAATTTTTCGTCTACCCGCACTGCGATACACAACCGGTCAGTAGACTGACTGCCTATCTTGAATCAAACGGCAATCAGTCTCTGCAGACGGTCATGGTCGACATGTATAGTCGGAAGCCAATTCTTGAAAATATCTGCGAGGCAGGGCGGGACCCTCTTGAGATTTGCAACCTGTTCGATCGCACAGGCTACGCGTCACATTTCGACAAACGCAATCAAACAATCTGGATCAAAGGCGGCGTTCGCGGACGGATGTACTTTCAAAACCGGATCTGGGATGGGCCTGCGCTCAACAAGGTACCCCTCATCTATATGGGCGGAGAACGCATGTTCCTGAAATCGTCGCATCAGGTCTGGCCGCTTTCCCTCAATCTCGGCGAAATGCGTGGCGCCGTCAGAATCTCGGGGGCGCTTTTACATTTCAAGTTCTTGTCGACCTTCGTCAAAAAGGCAATCGATCCGCTTAACCGGGCCGAGCATACCGACGAATACACGGCGTATACCTCAAACATCGACAACAATAACTTCCTCAGCAGCAATACAACTGAATACAAAACCTGGGACGATCTGTCAGTGGCCGGACTTATTCAAGGCGCCGGATGGATATACTGGAGAAATGCGATCGAACAGCATGCAATGTCATCGCAGTTCAGCCAGAGCCATCCCGGCCAGCGTGTCCCTCCACGGAATTCGCTCGGGAATGGGAGAGCATAA